A region of the Romboutsia hominis genome:
TAATGCAAATGCTTCCAGGAACGGACTTTATATTCTCAGGATATAGTGCAGTTCCAAACTATGATAATATGTTCGCTGGATCAAACTTCGATGCAGAAGATTTTGATGACTATAATATACTTCAAAGAGATTTAATGGTAGATGGTGGACTTAGACCAGTAAGTGAAGAGGAAATAATAGCTATTAGAAATAAAGCAGCAAAAGCTATACAAGCAGTATTTAAGGAATTAGGATTCCCTGATGTAACTGATGAAGAGGTAGAAGCTGCAACTTATGCACATGGAAGTAAAGATATGCCAGAAAGAAACATAGTTGAAGATTTAAAAGCAGCAGAAGAAATGTTAAAAAATAAAATAACTGGACTTGATATAGTTAAAGCGTTAAGTAAACATGGATTTGATGATGTTGCAAATAATGTATTAAACATGCTTAAGCAAAGAGTTACAGGAGATTATTTACAAACATCAGCTATATTAGATGAAAACTTTGATGTTATAAGTGCCGTTAATGACATTAATGACTATAAAGGTCCTGGAACAGGATATAGATTAAGTGAAGAAAGATGGAATGAAATAAAGAATATACCTAATGTAATAAAACCAGAAGATATAGATTAAGGAGTTGATATAGATGGATAAGTTTATAATGCCAACTCTTCAAATAGAAGAAATGGGAGAAGCTAGTGTTGGAACAAGATCAGATGAAGTAGTTATAGGGATAGGACCTGCATTTTTAAAATATCAAACTAAAACTATAGTTAATATAAAACATGATGAAGTATTAAGAGAACTTATAGCAGGTATAGAAGAAGAGGGATTACATGCTCGTGTTGTTAGAATACTAAGAACTTCTGATGTCTCATTTATGGCAAATGATGCTGCGAAATTAAGTGGTTCAGGAATTGGTATAGGTATTCAATCTAAGGGAACAACAGTTATACATCAAAAGGATTTACTTCCACTAAACAATGTAGAACTTTTTCCACAAGCACCTCTTTTAGATTTAGATACTTTTAGAGCAATAGGAAAAAATGCAGCAAAATATGCAAAGGGAGAGTCACCAAATCCAGTACCAACTAAAAATGATCAAATGGCTAGACCAAAGTTTATGGCAATAGCTGCATTACTTCATATAAAGGAAACGAAACATATTATAGAAAATAAAAAACCAAATGAGATAAAAGTTAAATTCTAATTATAGAAAGGAGAAATTTCATGCAAAAAAATAGAATAACACCTAAGGATTATCCTTTAGCAACTAAGATACCAAATCTTATAAAGACTCCAACAGGTAAAAAACTAGAAGATATAACATTAGAAAGTGTTATGTCACAAGATATAAAGCCTGAAGATATAAGAATATCTAAAGAAACTTTAGAAATGCAAGCTCAAGTAGCTGAAGGAATGAATAGAAATGCAATAGCAAGAAATTTTAGAAGAGCAGGTGAACTTATAAGTGTTCCTGATGAAAGAATATTAGAAATATACAATGCATTAAGACCTTTTAGATCTACAAAAGAAGAATTACTTGAAATAGCTGATGAACTTGAAAATATTTACAATGCTAAAGTAAATGCAGATTTTATAAGAGAAGCGGCAGAGGTTTATGAAGTTAGAAAAAAACTAAGAATAGAATAATAAATAAAAGGATGTAAGCAAAATGAAAATAATAGCAGGTGTAGATATTGGAAATGCTACTACCGAAGTAGCACTTGCAAAAGTTTATGATGATAAAGTAGATTTTATTTCTAGTAGTATTGTCCCAACTAGTGGAATAAAAGGAACAAAAGAGAATATAAATGGTGTAATTTCATCTTTAAATATTGCTCTTAATAATGCAAAGCTAAAAATGGAAGATTTAGATTTAGTAAAAATAAATGAAGCAGCTCCAGTTATAGGAGATGTAGCTATGGAAACTA
Encoded here:
- a CDS encoding propanediol/glycerol family dehydratase medium subunit; translation: MDKFIMPTLQIEEMGEASVGTRSDEVVIGIGPAFLKYQTKTIVNIKHDEVLRELIAGIEEEGLHARVVRILRTSDVSFMANDAAKLSGSGIGIGIQSKGTTVIHQKDLLPLNNVELFPQAPLLDLDTFRAIGKNAAKYAKGESPNPVPTKNDQMARPKFMAIAALLHIKETKHIIENKKPNEIKVKF
- a CDS encoding diol dehydratase small subunit, whose translation is MQKNRITPKDYPLATKIPNLIKTPTGKKLEDITLESVMSQDIKPEDIRISKETLEMQAQVAEGMNRNAIARNFRRAGELISVPDERILEIYNALRPFRSTKEELLEIADELENIYNAKVNADFIREAAEVYEVRKKLRIE